The Shewanella mangrovisoli genome has a window encoding:
- a CDS encoding MATE family efflux transporter has product MNHSGFQAKRLIQLALPVLIAQVTQTMMGFIDTVMAGRVSAVDMAAVAVGTSLWLPAILFVQGLLMAFTPLFAHHNGANNQKAIQPLAFQGAYLALIGGIGVMAFLASAPLVLSHMNLEPQLYNLTIGYIDGILWGAPAFVLYQVLRGCSEGISYTLPTMIIGFVGLAVNIPANYIFIYGHFGMPAMGGAGCGVATALVFWAMLIAMTIYMQLHKKFAALAPFSQFHRPDFATMKKMTKLGMPIAMALFFEVSLFAIIALLLAPLGATVVASHQIALNFSAIVFMLPLSIGIAVSIRIGYYLGRDRADISAVVAKVGLWLALSLALSTAILTVLFRFQIAELYNSDPEVVVLAGSLMLMAALYQLSDSVQVVAAGALRGYKDTRSAFYITLFSYWGIGMTLGYTLAYTDFIVPAMGAHGFWTGLIAGLTSAALLFFIRLRYIQKHGVHLSLIEGDSVHH; this is encoded by the coding sequence ATGAATCATTCAGGCTTTCAGGCCAAACGCTTAATTCAACTCGCACTCCCTGTGTTGATCGCCCAAGTAACCCAAACCATGATGGGGTTTATCGATACTGTCATGGCGGGCCGCGTCAGTGCTGTCGATATGGCTGCCGTGGCCGTAGGAACCAGTCTTTGGTTACCCGCCATCTTATTCGTCCAAGGGTTGCTGATGGCGTTTACGCCGTTATTTGCCCATCATAATGGCGCAAATAATCAGAAAGCGATTCAACCGCTGGCGTTTCAAGGCGCTTATCTGGCCTTAATTGGTGGCATTGGCGTGATGGCGTTTCTTGCATCCGCCCCACTCGTGCTCAGCCATATGAATTTAGAGCCCCAATTGTACAACTTAACCATAGGATATATCGACGGTATTTTATGGGGCGCGCCCGCATTTGTGCTCTATCAGGTATTACGCGGTTGCAGCGAAGGAATATCTTACACATTACCGACCATGATCATCGGATTCGTGGGATTAGCGGTGAATATTCCGGCGAACTATATCTTTATCTATGGTCATTTCGGCATGCCTGCCATGGGCGGCGCCGGTTGTGGTGTCGCGACAGCTCTAGTGTTTTGGGCCATGTTGATTGCCATGACGATTTATATGCAGCTACATAAAAAGTTTGCCGCATTGGCGCCCTTTAGCCAGTTCCATCGCCCTGATTTTGCCACCATGAAGAAGATGACTAAGCTTGGGATGCCGATTGCGATGGCGCTCTTCTTTGAGGTGAGCCTATTTGCAATTATTGCCCTGCTGTTGGCGCCATTAGGAGCGACTGTGGTGGCCAGTCATCAGATTGCGCTGAACTTCTCCGCCATAGTATTTATGTTGCCACTCTCGATTGGTATTGCCGTCTCGATTCGTATTGGCTACTACCTTGGCCGCGATCGCGCGGATATTTCTGCCGTGGTGGCAAAGGTCGGATTGTGGTTGGCGCTTTCATTGGCCTTGTCGACGGCAATCTTAACGGTGTTATTCCGCTTCCAAATCGCCGAGTTGTATAACAGCGACCCAGAAGTGGTGGTGCTTGCGGGCAGTTTGATGCTGATGGCCGCGCTGTATCAATTATCAGACTCAGTCCAAGTGGTCGCCGCCGGCGCCTTGCGTGGATATAAAGATACCCGCAGTGCGTTTTATATTACGCTGTTTTCCTACTGGGGCATAGGCATGACATTAGGTTATACCTTGGCGTATACCGACTTTATCGTACCCGCCATGGGCGCCCATGGTTTTTGGACAGGATTAATTGCCGGCCTCACCTCGGCGGCGCTGTTGTTTTTCATCCGCCTTCGTTATATTCAAAAGCATGGTGTGCATTTAAGTTTGATTGAAGGCGACAGCGTGCATCATTAA